From a region of the Canis lupus dingo isolate Sandy chromosome 5, ASM325472v2, whole genome shotgun sequence genome:
- the ANGPTL5 gene encoding angiopoietin-related protein 5 produces MMYLSQASLLFLNTLILICGEVIQGNCVHHSTDSPVVNIVEDVSNAKDENKSNDTVCKEDCEESCDVKIKITREEKHFMCRNLQSSIVSYTRNTKKLLRNMMDEQQTSLDYLSNQVNELMNRVLLLTTEVFRKQLEPLPHRPVQSHGLDCTDIKDSLGSVTKTPSGLYIIYPEGSSYPFEVMCDMDYRGGGWTMIQKRVDGIIDFQRPWCDYLDGFGDLLGEFWLGLKKIFYIVNQKNTSFMLYIALESEDDTFAYASYDNFWLEDETRFFKIHLGRYSGNAGDAFRGSGKEENQNAMPFSTSDVDNDGCRPACLVGGQSVKSCSSLNNNTGWWFNQCGLANLNGVHHFPRKLLATGVQWGTWTKNSAPVRIKSVSMKIRRTYNPYFK; encoded by the exons ATGATGTATCTTTCTCAAGCTTCacttttattcttaaatacaCTTATTTTAATTTGTGGAGAAGTTATACAAGGTAATTGTGTACATCATTCTACG GATTCTCCAGTAGTTAATATTGTAGAAGACGTATCTAATGCAAAAGATGAGAATAAAAGTAATGATACTGTTTGTAAGGAAGACTGTGAGGAGTCATgtgatgttaaaattaaaattacacgagaagaaaaacatttcatgtgTA gAAATTTGCAAAGTTCTATTGTTTCCTACACACGAAATACCAAAAAGCTGCTAAGAAATATGATGGATGAGCAACAAACTTCCTTGGATTATTTATCCAATCAG GTTAATGAGCTCATGAACCGGGTCCTCCTTCTGACCACAGAAGTTTTCAGAAAGCAGCTGGAGCCTTTGCCTCACAGGCCAGTTCAGTCTCATG GTTTAGATTGCACTGATATTAAAGATTCCCTTGGCTCTGTCACCAAAACACCAAGTGGCTTATATATAATCTACCCGGAAGGATCCAGTTACCCATTTGAG GTAATGTGTGACATGGATTACCGAGGAGGTGGATGGACCATGATACAGAAAAGAGTTGACGGGATCATTGATTTCCAAAGGCCGTGGTGTGATTATCTGGACGGATTTGGCGACCTTTTAG gcgAATTTTGGCTAGgactaaaaaagattttttacatAGTAAATCAGAAAAATACCAGTTTTATGCTGTATATTGCATTGGAATCTGAAGATGACACATTTGCTTATGCATCATATGATAACTTTTGGCTAGAAGATGAAACAAGATTTTTTAAGATACACTTAGGACGGTATTCAGGAAATGCTG GTGATGCGTTCCGGGgatctggaaaagaagaaaaccaaaatgcaATGCCTTTCAGCACCTCAGATGTTGACAATGATGGGTGTCGCCCAGCGTGTCTTGTAGGGGGTCAGTCAGTGAAGAGCTGCAGTAGCCTGAATAACAACACCGGCTGGTGGTTCAACCAGTGTGGTCTAGCGAATCTGAACGGCGTCCATCACTTTCCCAGGAAACTGCTCGCAACTGGGGTTCAATGGGGCACATGGACGAAAAACAGTGCACCTGTCAGGATTAAATCTGTTTCCATGAAGATTAGAAGAACCTACAACccatattttaagtaa